Genomic segment of Coffea arabica cultivar ET-39 chromosome 1e, Coffea Arabica ET-39 HiFi, whole genome shotgun sequence:
TAAAAATTATCATCTTCATCCAACTGATACGAATTCATTGCTCCAGTCTTCACATTATAAGCAATGCAATTTCGTAGTGGTTGTGCCTCGGCATCGTGGAAGAGAGTTAGATTGCCAAATGAAGGATCATAATTAACATGGAAGATTGCAATCTCCCCATCTTTCAACCAACCAATAGGCCCAAGCCTAAATCCTTGTGGACATAGACTTTGTCGAAGCCATTGCTCTTGACTTCCTAAATCAATAGTGGCAAGCTTTGTCCAATCTCCAGTTGGTACATTCTTTAGCAACCACAGCTCCCATGAAAACTTCCCCTTGCGATCCATAAAACAAAGTGACCTCCCAGTCCCAAAATATTTCATGTCTTCCCTCTCGGTGTTAGAACAATTTGGAACAGAACATAAGAAGAAGGTTTCACTTTCCAAGTCTAATGTAAGGTTAAAAGAGTAATGTGGCAAATGTACAAACCCATCGTCCGTAGCTACTTGTGAACCCACCAACACCTCAATCAGAAATCGTTTTATTTTCAAAGTTTGGTTTGTTGCATCTAGAAATCTCCATTCTTTATCAACTCCAAGAGTCAAAATTCCACAATCCAATCTTTCATGACCTCCATTGAACTCCACCAGTTTATATTCCTTAGAAGAACTGGTATATCCAAGACATGATATCCAGGGAACCTCAGATGCTGTAGGGATTCTTACTATTTCCTTTGTAACTGGATTTGCAATGTAATGGTAGTATGACCTTTTGACTGTAGTATAACAAACCAAACCATTACAACTAGACACGAGCATCCCTCCAAAGTCAGGAAACCGCACCCTAGTCATCTCAATCAGGTCCCGTGGCTTCATCAATTCCACGTAAGGAACACCCAATCTGTTCGGGCCTGTCCAGATGAGGCTGCCTCTATCAGACTTAAGGACATGTGCATTCGCGAAAACTGGATCACGAATAACATTGTACCACTCTCGGCACACATATCTCATAACATTGTAGAGAATATCAGCAGGAAGACACAGAAGAATATTGAAGACAATTTCTTGGGGAAGACGAGGCATACACAAAACCTTTTTCTTCTGATTAGAATGAGGACACGATTCCAACCTCTTTGATTCTGGTAGACACCCACTCACCGTGTTTTGCCTACGACAAGGTCTCAAATTTTCAATCCTCGCAGCCATCTTCAATCGTAAAAGTATGGCAAACTGGATGGGGCACAAAACTATATGGGATTATGTTGTGCGTAAAATTTGCGAATAAAAAATCAACCATGGCTGAAAATAAAGAATATACTACAAAATAATATGCATCACACAAAAAGGCAGGATTGCCCCAAACAGCCCTGAGAAGACTCTGCATGATACCTTATTTACTAGTGTGAATactgatagggtgttaattgttggttattttattgttaatttctccctttatccttgccaaatattgttttaattattaatatttacttatatttggtattggactCAATTTCAGGGAGTGGAACAGAAAAGCACAAAATAGGAGGGACTTTCGGGAGACAATGGAGACTTCAAACAACCGGGCCCACATGATGCTACAAAGGGATTGCATGTCCTTTGCTGATGAGGAGATTGGAGTACGAAGGTCAATAGGAAACAATAAGGGAATTGGGCAGAGTTTGACTTCTAGTAACCTTTCACTCAATTCGGCAGGGAGTATGAAGCATTAGTCATGTTGggtgacgggtattttacatacgtgcaagctaaaaaataccgaattacacccgttcactgcaagtatacagatcaactagtagtttagggtatatatcgggtcgatcccacaaggaagagtgaacaattaccggtattactaaagcttctctattatttagactatcaatgaattataacaaatttatcctactgaaattatacaaaatgacaaatgaaagctccttaggttatggtatccccaactactcatgcaagtgctatatttggatcattaattactacatctaggctaattatggtgaaatttccttatgcatttgaatcctactttcgtagtgaatcaattatacttataactaattcatacctattctcatggttatgaaattagctacaagttcatttcttcaatgaaattacatgaaatgaatcactaaaaaccacataggtgcacctctactttcgtgagtgtactccctatgtttagcacttcttgaactagtgttaagtctcaattttcattgcagaaataacaccttagataatcacaatcaatggtaccagattaatcatgatttaagaagccaaagtgctaaataacttgctcaaatcatagcagtcaaataaccaaataataaacactaacaattatagaaagttcaaccaaacccagggcttaaactttagatacacatattaaacacaaaatccagaacttgtatattaactaaacttggaatcaagtacaaaagataaagagtttggaaggaatacaacccttgtcacatgagctttcttccttgccttcttcatcctccatcttcatcctaatctagataataaacaagaatggacaGACTATACTAcactatactaagctaaactaacgctagagagatgaaagagctacatttctgcaacttcaagctttctcccgtagctcactctctattttcctGCTATGAACTCCATTCTCTGCTATCTACTCCCCTCcttcttgcaatgaatttggctcttttatgatgaaaggtggtcaagaaatgaggattacatctcccttttacagctgggaatgtttctcacatgtatagcatcccatgtgagttggtggaggtgaaattgagttttccgcgtaaaaagcagacttctctgaccacaatccggccaggaatccggccacaaatccggccaaattccggccggattgctacagtaaatctgggctgctacagtgatccgagctgctacagtgcctcggatccgtatggatccgagctcggatccactaacccagaaacagccgagggttcggatgaatagtggatccgagtgtggatcacttgctctgtttttggcccaacttcaaccgatcgtttcttgatgttagaggctgaaccagctcatgtctaaaacatgacagttgtagtcttttgagttatctttccaatgcatcaagaatcacctcatttggatctgtgtaggctgagatatgaccgaaatacccttccctgctccatgccttgttccagtttcgaccaatagcaattgactctgtacttcggctttttgacctgaaaaaccttcaaactggattcagatgtcttcaccaaagttgtagatctatctcttatcttcaaatgggttcaagaatcatccaaatccgatcattgtaactcaagttatagccgaaatacgaaaatgtgtcaaaactgtcaaaaaacacaaaatccaagtaaaaagtgataaaaacctcatttaattgaacaaaagcatttttcaccaattatagccaaaatgattcatattcttccaataatataaccaaagtgactaaaaataatatgaaatgtcatacaattattacgtaaattagtcacttatcaaactcccccacacttaaatcattgcttgtcctcaagcaattcacacataatcaaatgcaatgattcaagaggtgaaacaatatatgcactttgtccaatttaattactcaagacttggaaaataatcattatacaattattcaattcACACTAAATActtataatatcaagtaaagaaaagataattataccctaaattcaacaagttaaacttaatctcttaccgtaacttaattttacaaataagtaaatcacatagtcaatttatagcctTCCACCTCcttataatcatctttttctcaaaattctataactaagagggatttattcacacaaattttACTTAATTAGTGAGAAtgtctttttacgcgaaaatcgacacttttaggtgaagatccccggttactcaacatttcacttattcaagttgctaatgcatactcttaattcaaatacctttttacgcgaatgtcgacatttgtagatgccaacccgcGGTTACTCGGTAggtgaatcattggagtagaacaatttttatttactttcttttcttttcttttttttctctttttttttcttttttttttctttatttttccctcatagaaaaaaaatatatatagaaataatcaaaggaggagtataaccttttatcaactatatcaatcacttatttataaaattaagtaaagagaagaaatttcattaaacatgtaaaattataggcgtaattttcctcactttaccgaatatactttctaaaatgtaaaaatcctaattgcataataaccatttccaagttaaatgaggactaaacattccaaaatacatataacatttcaacaaTTTGAAGAATTAAACACTTAAGGTTGGAATACTTTGGccctttttgaaataaaaatgaaaaaattgaagaacttttgggccatagcgAAATATTggacaagatgttagaaaaattttgacggagtttccccatataaatggaagaaaactccctgccaacaaacccaatttcaatcaaattatccacatggcaaataattcaaacacaattccaacatttctaagcatttaaatccacaaaatatcatcacctagcaagtaaatgcaagttcaatactttcctcccccacacttaaacttcacattgtcctcaatgtgagaaaaggaaaataaataaggagtaaaagaaaatactgctcaattgaacttgcgtaatccgaatccatgtccaagtgatgaatttccaatcgtatttgagaaagaatggagagttcacttattgcaccctgaaaaagacaaaatcaaaacaaataaatttcttaaaaataaaaggttgcaatcaacaaaatcatgcaattcaaggaaaaaggaaaaatgatcaagcatgtggaaccatacaatgttcaagggataaaaacatgaaatgagctaatctttgctaatcaaatatagcattagtatccaaagcaaagggaagctaatttcacacaaaaaatccacaatcatgaacaaaataagttccatttatacattttgttatcaatgatcaaatcccctcaagtacaaaagtaatctcaaaatggagacaaacacaccaaaccaaaatataaatgaccttcttgagaattcatgaaatactaaaaacCATTGAACCACAAGGATTAtaagtgcatttatgaatttcatcaattaaggtcatcttcaattcacctcttcttttagaattacctaagaattcacaaaatcattcaatcaagcaccttttcattcattagataatctaaattactcacatgaatatcaaaaactcccactaaactaattaaaatgctacatttGGCTACTTAATATGCAACTTCGTTATcaagccaaattaagcataaaactagcaagaattcaccaaataagtacaataaatgcaaatcacaaaatatagttatcactaacaatcaccaatagcatcaataagctcaaataaatacacctaacttcacatattaaaaattgcctaaaaatagaaaatattcattcatggcaaaattcaaataacaaagttaggtgaagaattgttacctcaaggtggtttggtgatgtttagagatgaatatgatgtgaaAACCCCCAAGAAACTTACTCCAATATGACCTCAATTGAGTGATTTCAAGAAGGTAGAACCCTAACTAATGGTAAGCTTGAAACCACtttagagttgtttttgaaaaaatatgaaCTATGAAATTCACTCTAGAGGATGagagaaagtgatttggtgaaggttttttgaagattaaatggtgaaaagtggtgttttagtgagtggtgtgtgtttgaggtgtgagtgtgtgtgtaggttgaagaagaagagagaaaaattgTGAGGAATCCGTGAAACGGATTCATCTTACGCTGGTTACtattcacaatccggccagaaattggaGGGATTGCTGGAGGGATTGTTGGAGGGATTCTgggcagaaatttttttttttttttttttttttttttactgttgcATATCCGGCCactttctggccggatttccggccggattgtaggccggatttgctacagtggattttttttttttttttttttacaatccggccagtttttggccggatttcaggccggattttcggccggattctGTCCAGAATGctcgaaaaaattttcttttctcccctgactatccggccttcaatccggccaacatttggccggatttatggccggatttgctgcagaaaaagctgttttctgcagtttttcctccaaatttgcttggCCAACCTTCCACATTCAACCTACTTCATgttctttgaataaaattcaaatttaacatgatcatacatgaatataacttaaacatgaaacactttaaatgcatgaaatgcagcaattgaacatgaaaactccctttttgcCTTAATATAAACACCTTTGCAATTGAGATCATTTGCATGAACTCTTGCCATTGCCACCTCCAAAACACACAAGAACATTAGTCGAACaactaaaacttactaaaaacaagccaacatgaagaaaagtggagttgaaaagtgatccaagccttcgtttttaaaaggatccgaggtcggatcattgTGAGTGAGTTCGGATCAAGAAGTTCGaatttttttctgattgcagaagtggatccgaggccttggatccatatggatccgagcttgGATCCAGAAGCTCGAAGTtttctctgattgcagaagtggatccgaggccttggatccatatggatccgaggccttggatccattaaatctgcacttattgcagaatttttgcaattttcagtttgaccccaattcttcaaaatacaccctagatcatttctatgtcaaaataaaccattcacgcacatgtaaaatgatctaaacatgcattctaaacctctttaatgcatcaaaaaccataattactgaatttgaggtattgagatctttgatcaaacttcgcctttttcacctcatttggtcttttttttttttttacatttttttccaaaacctacaaatgaaaaataacaaaattactcaaacttatactttaaacataaaatcactccaaagtaacacgaacttaaacaagcattgggttgcctcccaataagcgcttctttaaagtcaatagcttgactatatcacctcatttttcaaggaggcttagttaacgaataatccaccattttaagccttggtggatcattgtaaggtgacttaatagaaaaagccacatgatctaatgatctgagagatggaagtgacttacatattccaagtgtttcatagatattaccttgaatatgcaccacttgagaacttaccaaaggaaatgtcatgagagtatcttgagcaggaatacctttagaacctatactttcaatgcactcctcaagaggggtgaaaaatgagtcattaaaactcacatcttgaggttcaaagttagttccaaagatattatcatgtgaaatggatatttgctcattaaaacactcttgagattcatcattttcatcaaaatgcaatccattttcacatacaacatttccaccattcatgctaggatcattttgcaaattattagaagaaataacttcacacaatacattcaattgctcatgtatatcaccaaagtgagaagctaattcatctaacctttcctcaatcctatcaaaacggtcagaggttgcatttgctagcttttctatggctaaatcaaattgattagaaaaattttctacagctagctcccaagatgcattagaatcattagctaatggttcactttctaactcccaaggtagaggtgtattagctaacttctctattgccaactcccaagatggttttgattcatattggacactttcaggttggtaatcataaaaacatgaattatcactataagtacattgattattccaaccataagcaggagaattgctccaattagcactatattgatcaaaacaaggattgtaatgctctaattcatcataataatccacattttgtgcttgcatacatgtattagtagcatgataacctccacacaagtcacaaatcacatgataagaattaaaaacattaacattcctcctctgctcaatttcatgcatcatggtgtccatttgaacttgtaacttaattacatcaaattttgcctttaagcaccttaaaccatcttcaaaaaacatacattcagtaaattcttggttacctctgttgaaggattcttgcacttggtaaccatccattgccaatcttccacttctcaagctttgtcctccaaattgacctacccttctcatcacctaaaattgcttttaaacaacctcaaaagcaaaattagtaagaaaaataggtaatgaaacacatacacataaaatacaaaaataacagaaaataacattcacattataactaatattatgtctaaactaataaagttgctcttcacaccgatattgccaaatcttccccggcagcggcgccaaaaacttgacgggtattttacatacgtgcaagctaaaaaataccgaattacacccgttcactgcaagtatacagatcaactagtagtttagggtatatatcgggtcgatcccacaaggaagagtgaacaattaccggtattactaaagcttctatattatttagactatcaatgaattataacaaatttatcctactgaaattatacaaaatgacaaatgaaagttccttaggttatggtatccccaactactcatgcaagtgctatatttggatcattaattactacatctaggctaattatggtgaaatttccttatgcatttgaatcctactttcgtagtgaatcaattatacttataactaattcatacctattctcatggttatgaaattagctacaagttcattttttcaatgaaattacatgaaatgaatcactaaaaaccacataggtgcacctctactttcgtgagtgtactccctatgtttagcacttcttgaactagtgctaagtctcaattttcattgcagaaataacaccttagataatcacaatcaatggtaccagattaatcatgatttaagaagccaaagtgctaaataacttgctcaaatcatagcagtcaaataaccaaataataaacactaacaattatagaaagttcaaccaaacccagggcttaaactttagatacacatattaaacacaaaatccagaacttgtatattaactaaacttggaatcaagtacaaaagataaagagtttggaaggaatacaacccttgtcacatgagctttcttccttgccttcttcatcctccatcttcatcctaatctagataataaacaagaatggacaGACTATACTAcactatactaagctaaactaacgctagagagatgaaagagctacatttctgcaacttcaagctttctcccgtagctcactctctattttcctGCTATGAACTCCATTCTCTGCTATCTACTCCCCTCcttcttgcaatgaatttggctcttttatgatgaaaggtggtcaagaaatgaggattacatctcccttttacagctgggaatgtttctcacatgtatagcatcccatgtgagttggtggaggtgaaattgagttttccgcgtaaaaagcagacttctctgaccacaatccggccaggaatccggccacaaatccggccaaattccggccggattgctacagtaaatctgggctgctacagtgatccgagctgctacagtgcctcggatccgtatggatccgagctcggatccactaacccagaaacagccgagggttcggatgaatagtggatccgagtgtggatcacttgctctgtttttggcccaacttcaaccgatcgtttcttgatgttagaggctgaaccagctcatgtctaaaacatgacagttgtagccttttgagttatctttccaatgcatcaagaatcacctcatttggatctgtgtaggctgagatatgaccgaaatacccttccctgctccatgccttgttccagtttcgaccaatagcaattgactctgtacttcggctttttgacctgaaaaaccttcaaactggattcagatgtcttcaccaaagttgtagatctatctcttatcttcaaatgggttcaagaatcatccaaatccgatcattgtaactcaagttatagccgaaatacgaaaatgtgtcaaaactgtcaaaaaacacaaaatccaagtaaaaagtgataaaaacctcatttaattgaacaaaagcatttttcaccaattatagccaaaatgattcatattcttccaataatataaccaaagtgactaaaaataatatgaaatgtcatacaattattacgtaaattagtcacttatcattGGGCttttaagaagaaagaaacgtACAGAGGCTTACAACAAGGAGTAATTCGGCAGCCTTGTTACTATTTTGTGGGGCCCACGGAGAAAAGTTAGGCAATTGTTTTAGAATAGGGAACTTCGTTCTTTTGGTTTCGTCCAATTCTTTCGTTTATTTATTTGcccttttttcatttcttcGGAGGGCGGGAAACATAACTTTGTTTTAGAATAATTACTTCTGTAATTTTGCATGGGATTTCCTCCATGAAAATGAACTAAGTTTTTCTAGTCGAAGGTCAATTTGAGGACTCGGTTCcgaacatctgtgagatctaattattttacttatttcttttatttattggtatttgtgtGTTTTCTGATTCAATTGcttatgcttgttatgttatttgaatgccaagggcccgatattcgaattaatTTAATGatctaatgtcaaattaattgattgaatccgtaattgttcaattgattaataccagtggcgactagcgtgattggtttcatgttaagGAAACgcatgatctaatttaaacaaaccctcgtagcgtgtttgttggttatggttgggcttttctaatcattaatgcaatcgagtaattaaatcctacggtcgtacttagggttatttcttagttagggaaatagttaatggtcgtaccttgactatcgaaaaggtaaggaaagactggttgtttatcgcgtgtatgacaactataaccaatctaataatgagtaattgaattatctttgcatcaatgatcagttgaatggaccgtgtctgaaaagttgcacctttggcTAGAGTCATATTGGTTcttgattaattcttgtttatttctattagttatttcattagttagttaattagtcattttatattctccaaaaattcccccatacttcggactctaaaagaaataaattatccccagtccctgtggattcgaccctacttatcactatctacagaaattttattttatttaagcaggtatttattattgtacaggttcgacacctgtcaatttttggcgccgttgccggggactggtgccagattaatttgtttcttcttgagttcatcttatttttatttttttttatttatttttctcttatttttttatatagtttatggcttctaacactccgtattttggtgatatactGGATTTTGTTTCCAGAGAAGGCAATGAGGCTTGTTTTTTAGCTAAGTTTGCATATTcagaggcactaaactctattagagaaagaatggctgctgcaacctgtaaaatttgttatgccagggatcattcaaccggtatgtgtcccgaatatcaagataatctgagtgtcccactcaataattatggagatttttcaccctggtctcaaccgtggtataaccctaatccaaacgggtatgatcaaggatggtgggataactccagttataattatacaacagggccaatgaattttcagcagtatgagtctcaagaatcatcatctatgtcaggtatgtctcttgaaaaaatagttgaatcaatagctactaatacatatcaattccaacaggagacacaaatgagAAATGGGATGATGAAGGATGCAATGAATAATCTGGCAAATCAAAtatgtctattgacatccagaataaatcgattggcttctcaaattgaagaattgccctcgaaaatcattgttgattttgaagaaaatgagagtgcaatttgtttgactagtgatgaggagatgcaagagtgtcaaaatgagagatctacagatgcagttgaaaaagaagccgaaaaggaagaaatggaaccccaaccgcaacccattcaAGTGAAAGAATCCAGTGAAGAATCATCAAATGTGGTCACACCTCCTCCATTCCCTAATCCGCATTTTCTTAACTCTTACTCTATGATTTCtgttaatgagattgattttgttataccggaagtttttgagtctcatgacagaaataagttaagagtagctatggtcaaatatcttgaaccgttgagtgctcttgatggaggagtgGATGAAGAATTAAGATCACTGCTTGATTATTTGGCACCATCTACTAGTCCAAGGAAAaccgtagctcgtgtgctcaaggattactctatttacAAGGGTTATCAGGACTATATAAAGGATGAAACATTGAAACGaaccacaagattttatcctccctgAGCAAAGATGACAAT
This window contains:
- the LOC113695041 gene encoding putative F-box protein At3g52320, producing MAARIENLRPCRRQNTVSGCLPESKRLESCPHSNQKKKVLCMPRLPQEIVFNILLCLPADILYNVMRYVCREWYNVIRDPVFANAHVLKSDRGSLIWTGPNRLGVPYVELMKPRDLIEMTRVRFPDFGGMLVSSCNGLVCYTTVKRSYYHYIANPVTKEIVRIPTASEVPWISCLGYTSSSKEYKLVEFNGGHERLDCGILTLGVDKEWRFLDATNQTLKIKRFLIEVLVGSQVATDDGFVHLPHYSFNLTLDLESETFFLCSVPNCSNTEREDMKYFGTGRSLCFMDRKGKFSWELWLLKNVPTGDWTKLATIDLGSQEQWLRQSLCPQGFRLGPIGWLKDGEIAIFHVNYDPSFGNLTLFHDAEAQPLRNCIAYNVKTGAMNSYQLDEDDNFYSGGSYVPHVKSLVSLEFATN